The following DNA comes from bacterium.
TGCTGCCCTGGTTGGTGTCGGCCAAGTCCAGGGTCGAGGTCAGCAGGTCGTTGGAGGCGCCGTCGATGCCGATCTGGATACTGACGTCGTCGTCCGCCGGCGCCCCTTCGAGCTGGCCGGTGACCCGCACCACGTAGCTGTCCTCCAACTGCCACGTGGCCAAGCCCATGTAATCGTTGCCGACGGCCACGGCCCCGGGTTTATAAAAACTGGCCTGGCGCACCAGTTCCGGGGTCCCGCTCTGGATGTAGGCGTCCAGGCCCGCGGTCATCGGGGCCCCGGCTATCGTGACCGTGCCCCCGGTATAGTCGGTCACCACCCCGTAGCTCCACGTCCCCGCGGCCGCGCCATATCGGACCGGCCGCCCTTCCTGGAAAGCGTTGCTGTTCACGGTCGTGGCGGCGACCGTAAACTGGTCGTCGGCCACCCGGGAACCCGCGCGGTAGGTCCAGCGGCTGTTGAGAACGTTGAAACCTTGATCGTTGGCGGCGTAATAGAGGTATCCGTCGTTGTCCATGTACACCATGCCCGCGGCCAGCGTCTCCGGGGTGGGGCCGTCGATGCCCTTGAGGTAGAGGTGGGGGGCGTTGCCGCCCACGGCCGGGTCGAGGGCGAGGAGAGCCTGATCGAAAGCGGTGGCTCCCGTTTTCAGGGTGGCCAGGGGCGCCGCCTGATCCGAACCCTGGTTGGAATAAATCGTGAGACCGCCGTAGGCGTTGTTGGTGTTGATGATATGGACGGCCCCGCCTTCGTCCGAATCGATGTTGGAGTCGGAGTTGGAGCCCTGGCTGACCATGAGAGCGTTGGCGGCGCCGGCCGAGCCGGCGCCCACCGTGGCCTGGATGGCTTTTCCCACCCCGGCCTGATAGGCGTAGACGGCGATGCCGGTGGCTTCGGTGAAGGCTTGCTCGGCCCTGATCGCATAGCCGCTGCTCATGAGCGGGGAGTTGACGTAGGCGGCGATCAGGCTGCCCGTGGTCAGGGTGGTGGAAGTGACCCAGACTCCGTGCTGGGTGGTGGCCTGGGTGGTGGCGGTGAGGATGCGCCCGTTGTCGTGGCGGTAGAGCTGGACCATGGAACCGTCCGCTCCCGTTCCCATCCCCGTCCCTTCCACGCGCAGCGCCGGCACCGGGCCGCCGGAATAGATGCGCACCAGCTCGTCGCCGGCGATGGCGTCGGTGCCGATGACCACGGTGCCGGTATGGTAGATGGGGTCGGCCGCGGTCGAGCCGGAGATGAAGATCCAGTCGTCGTCGCCCCCGCCGCCTTCGCCGCCGCTCATCTCGACCCAGTCCGAACCGTTGTAGTACTTCATGACGTTATCGGCCGAATCGAAGGCGATATACCCGGCCTCGGGCGTTCCGGGAAGCGCGCCCGGCGTGAAGAAGACCGTGTCGATCTCGGGCTGGACCAGGGTCTTGTTGAGGATGGTCTGGGTGTCGGTCAACCCGACGAAGGCGGAGTTGGGGCTTTCCAGGCCGTCGAGCAGGTCGGCGTTGACGGCGTAGGGAACGCTGACGATCTGCTGGTCGGGGGAGAGGGTTTCGTAGTTGAGGCCGTCGGTGGAAAAAGCGACCCGCAGGTAAATATCTTCCTGGTGGGCGAAGATATCGTCGGTCAGGGGGTCGTCGGTGTTGCCCCCGATGAGAATGTTGAAGATACCCTCGACGGCGCTGACCGAGGCGAACGAAGACCAGTAGGCGGTCCCCATATCCTCGGTGCCGATGGTGAGGCAGAACCAGGTATTCCCGGAATAACCGACGTCCCCCACCTCCACCCGACCCTGGAAATTGATGACCGGGTCGTCCATGGGATGCGGAGACTCGGCGGGGGAGCGCGGGGGGATCGCAATGACTGAAATTAACAATGCCAGACCCAACCCAGCCAGTTTCCATGAGTTCATGGTATTCGCCCCTTATCGTAATTTTGGTAACAGTTGATAGAAATCCTCCCTGGGTAGATTCCTACCCTCTTTCAATATAATGGCTGGAAGGCAAAACCTACAACCTAAAATCAATAAATTTTCTCAATTATTTCGTCAGGGGAACCGGGGGGTCGGCGGCAGCTTTGCCCTCGTCCCCCACGTCCGGATTCCCCCTTCGAACGTGACCTGAAACCGCTCCGCCGGGCTCGGGTTCCGACCGGGGCCATGGCGGATACTTTCGGGAAAACCTGTAATCGTATTCGCATCGAAATTCATTAACCGTAAATTACCTGAAATTTGCCCGATCGAACGCTACGTCAACAGCTGCTTGACGACAGTCGCCCGGCTTATTTCCGACTGCCGCCGCCATGATACCTTGTCTATTCTTATATCAAGAAAGCCAGAAAAGGTTAAAATAATATATTATTATATGTTTATGCTCGCATTATTGGATGATAGACGCCGCACCGGCGACGGACAGGTTCCGGTCTCTCTGTCCGGCCGGCGCCCCGGGCCGGTTATTTTGGCGTTGCCGAAAACCCGACTCCGGGATATGCTCTGGACATGACTGGCAACGGTCTCCCGGCAGACACGGAGCGGTTTCCCCAAGGTTTGATCCTGGTGGTCGAGGACGACCCCGCCAGCATCCGTCTCTACCGCAAGATCCTGGCCGAATACCCCGAAGCCGTATTTTTCGGCAACGGCTCGGAAGCGGCAAGCTTCATCCAAACCGCCGGGTTGATCAGCCTGGCGTTCGTCGATTTCATCCTCCCCGGGGAATCGGGACTGGAACTGGTCGCCGAACTGAACCGCCGTTTTCCCCAGGCCGAGGTCTTCATGATCACCGGCCTGGACGACATTCAGACGGCGGTGAAGGCGGTGAAGGCCGGAGCCGCCAATTACCTGCTCAAACCGTTTCGCGTCGCGGAGATGCGGGCCATCGTCGAACGCAACCGCCGCCGCGAGCAGGTGCGGGTGGAGAACCTCAATCTGCAGCGGCTGCTGAACGCGGAAGACCGAAAACCTTTGTTGGTCGGGCGCAGCGATGGCATGAGACGGGTTCGGGAGATGGCGCTGTCGGTCGCGCCGCTGGACGCGACCGTGCTTATCCTGGGCGAAACCGGAACCGGGAAGGACCTTCTCGCCCGGTTCATCCACGCCCACAGCGAACGGGCCCGGAACTGCTTCGTGGTCACCGACCTCTCCGCGCTCAACGAACGTCTGATCGAAAGCGAACTGTTCGGACATGAAAAAGGAGCGTTCACGGGGGCGCACGAGCGCCGGGTGGGAAAATTCGAACGGGCTTCGGGGGGCACCATATTCCTCAATGAAATCGGCAACCTCAGCCTGGGCGCCCAGCAGAAACTGCTGCGGGTCCTGGAGGACCGGGCCATGGAACGGGTGGGGGGGGACGCCACCATTTCGGTGGATATCCGCATCATCGCCGCCACCAGCACCGATTTGGAAGGGGAAACCGCCCGGGGGGCGTTCCGGCCGGATCTGCTCTACCGGCTCAACGTTTTCACCATCACCATCCCCCCCTTGCGGGAACGCCGCGAGGATATCCCCCTGCTCGTCGACCACTTCCTCAAATTACACTGCGCCCGCTACCAACGGCCTCCCCTTGCTCCCCCCCCCGCGGCGGTCGAGCGGCTCCTGGACCACCCCTGGCCGGGCAACGTCAGGGAACTCAAACACGCCCTGGAACGAGCCGTCATCGCCGGGGATTTCGACCGGTTGTTCCTGCCGACGGGAAGCGGGAGCCCCCGGGAAACGTCTCCCGGAAAAAGCCTGGCCGAAATGGAGCGGGAGAAAATCGCGGCGGCTTTACGACGGACTTCGGGCAATCTGGCGCGAGCCGCGCGCGAACTGGGGATCTCCCGCAGCACCCTGTACGGCAAAATCAAGAAACACGGGATCGAGACCCGCCGTCCCGGCGCTCAGTAATAGCAACGGCGGACGGCGGGGATATCTCCCGCCTGCCCCAGGTCCTGCGCGGCCCTACCCCCGCAGAGGCAACGGATGAAGACCCGCCCGCGGCCGGGGCGCCAGATCGAAAGATCGTCGGCGCCGTTGCCGTCGTAATCGCCGGTGAGGGGAACATCGCCGGCGGCCTCCACTCCCCATTCCACCCGGGAAAAGCCGTAGACCAGCCACAGCCCCGATTTTTCCCCACGCGGGCGCCAGACGGTGCGGTCGAGAGCTCCGTCCCCGTCGCCGTCCAAGGGGACGGGAATGTCGTTGCCCCCTCCCCACTTGACCGTCGGCAAGCCCTCGATAATCCATTCTCCGGTGGAAGGACGCCAGACCGCCGGGCGGGCGCGCCCCTCCCCGGTGTAGTCGCCCGGGACCGGGATATCGCCTTCCTCCCCCAGTTCCACTTCCCAGACGGTTTCCGGGACGGCTTCCCGCCGGTGCTCCCGGCCGACGGAACAGAAGATCCTCCACGTTCCTTCCTCCGGACTCCAGGTGGCGAAGTCGGTCACCGAATCCCCGTTATAGTCGGCGGGAACCGGAAACTCGCCTTCGTCCCCCCAATCCACTTCCTCTTCGAACCCCAGGACCCGCCAGGCGCCTTCCCGGTAAAAAGCCGGTTCGGCGGTGCCGTCGCCGTCATAGTCGCCCGAAGCCGGGATATCTCCCCGTTCCCCTCCCCAGACCAGACTCGAACAAACTCCCGCGATCTCCCATTCCCCGCTCCCGGGACGGTAGACGGCGGGGTCGCTGACCCCGTCACCGTCGTAGTCGTCGTCGGAGATCACCAGAAAAGGAGCGCCGAGGGGATCGGGAAGAACGCGGTCCGTTGCCGACAGCTCCCAATCGCTGACGTCGAAATCCTCCACCAAGCTCGCCGAACACGGAAATACTTCGGATTCGCCGTATCGCGTGGCCAGGCAGGCATCGGCGTGGTTGTAGACCCGGACGTACAGACCGCCCTTCCCCCCGTCGACCGGCTCCCCGACCTCGTAGACGAACTGGCCGGTTTGTTCCCAACCCCAGGTCATGCCCGCCCCGATGGCGGTGGCGGCGCAGATGTAATCGTCCCCCGTGACCGCGCCGCCCGGAGCTACGGGATCGGCCTTCCCGTCCGGGCCGGTGGAGATGATCTGAACCAGGTCGCCGGGCCGTCCGTCCCACATCGGGTCGTCCGGATTCGTCCCTTCCAGCACCCGGCCCAGTTCGTCGTACAGAGGAAGACCGGCAAAAATCATGAAAACGTCTTCGGCCGCCCGTGCCCGGGGAACGAAACAAAGCATGGCCGCGGCCGCCACTGCCAACCTCGTCAACTCCAGCTTATCGGTCATCTCGCACCCCCCCGAATATGTGTTATCGACACCTCCACTGG
Coding sequences within:
- a CDS encoding sigma-54 dependent transcriptional regulator: MTGNGLPADTERFPQGLILVVEDDPASIRLYRKILAEYPEAVFFGNGSEAASFIQTAGLISLAFVDFILPGESGLELVAELNRRFPQAEVFMITGLDDIQTAVKAVKAGAANYLLKPFRVAEMRAIVERNRRREQVRVENLNLQRLLNAEDRKPLLVGRSDGMRRVREMALSVAPLDATVLILGETGTGKDLLARFIHAHSERARNCFVVTDLSALNERLIESELFGHEKGAFTGAHERRVGKFERASGGTIFLNEIGNLSLGAQQKLLRVLEDRAMERVGGDATISVDIRIIAATSTDLEGETARGAFRPDLLYRLNVFTITIPPLRERREDIPLLVDHFLKLHCARYQRPPLAPPPAAVERLLDHPWPGNVRELKHALERAVIAGDFDRLFLPTGSGSPRETSPGKSLAEMEREKIAAALRRTSGNLARAARELGISRSTLYGKIKKHGIETRRPGAQ